From a single Anoplolepis gracilipes chromosome 3, ASM4749672v1, whole genome shotgun sequence genomic region:
- the Salm gene encoding homeotic protein spalt-major isoform X4, with protein sequence MSRRKQARPSRAHLEEDLVQGPLLINPVGTVTSEIREENDFISDGEESGGGAGGEEAVDLTAARSHQGDEDDKDADDPLGEDEEDGGDEQDEQYEDEEGSRKQIRHRQDAENNNSFVGSGSTSASGIFPPAGTSHVTLEALQNTKVAVAQFAATALAGGVDSDAALQDLAFLQSTLYNLQHQQVLQLQFISQLQQQLSITQKQPVAQPSSIEPADSKEASSSPIIHPKPLSSLTSPPSSRPPSHHHSSPAPLTPNLLQERPTSTSSASPLNLPLSSSGTTCTTTATTTSSQISLSHQMPPLCSISSSLASSIITNNDPPPLHEPNTLEMLQKRAQEVLDNASQGLLANNLADELAFRGSKGSRLSPYDSKTSGGRGEPFFKHRCRFCGKVFGSDSALQIHIRSHTGERPFKCNVCGSRFTTKGNLKVHFQRHTAKFPHVKMNPNPVPEHLDKYHPPLLQQIASGQRPISPPPPPLAIHHPSCHPARREHSFLPPQPPLPLSLSSPGMILCRLPVINHRDDQDVPENLSKPVTTAPPMSPPSPAAMSNSHHSFHDNHHQQQQQPQPQQKQQLEQREEIKLEQRSPGQDQYQQRPMSQEDAGRITPKREPEETDEPVETEDGEDFEETTRRSLNSPSSLVNPSFQPQTYEDCSMDSKISGRLEGDGEMEMDEETEEQPENLSGKGTINRLPQQMIGYPGASPASSSASSGSLQTSFAGILFPSAPTHHQIPPHFPAVSTAGQTPTVSANDMIDPAKDPAIYSSLLPRPGSNDNSWESLIEITKTSETSKLQQLVDNIEHKLSDPNQCIVCHRVLSCKSALLMHYRTHTGERPFKCKICGRAFTTKGNLKTHMGVHRAKPPLRVLHQCPVCHKKFTNALVLQQHIRLHTGEPTDLSPEQIQAAEVNEFPGCYPQPQISFFPQGFPPIHPPGGFTLGFPGSRQPTIEQQSHENDVDLKEESQQQRHRFMDEHIEEMEDQDDEEQDRREDDDRCEMNRDRPTSSAEMIEKEQEHDNEEIEHRDMILPMFSTSLAALENQVKTITTTIATTTIANAARSPPSFHRYNGSEKSDSSPTSGAPLDLTPRASSTPASVASASPTPPPPPPPQTAPSHHPSHPFSMFAGLLQAVSSAPATSTPGTSNINSVTSMSAVNPGNAPGGGPLASLTTSAVLAASSTYNPLGLAVGGPAVRGNTTCKFCYKTFACQSALEIHYRSHTKERPFKCTICDRGFSTKNDDSGQQVCSCAEQPFAAKGPIPPQPNPQYRSYPARSAAGNHEKPKRRRRRPEERKNRGRTGAGGGRRLTSVYPAVRLPPLMPPALGLLPSDHVFLGNMKQHMLTHKIRDMPPHLFSDAKQPQPQQQHQQQQQQQQQQQQQQQQQQQQHQQQQTQCQDHETSRSPMCTDDSSLPPPPPPPPPPPPMPPTSIESAIPVKRSPPEGDLPAPKRPASTHGHSYVHQRNVTSRSKNVIGSTSPANHAQGLGVSATTTGPFLPISSRTIP encoded by the exons GTGAAGAAAATGACTTCATATCAGACGGTGAGGAGAGCGGCGGTGGGGCAGGAGGCGAGGAAGCTGTGGATCTCACCGCGGCGAGATCGCATCAGGGCGACGAGGACGACAAGGATGCCGATGATCCTCTCGGCGAGGATGAAGAAGACGGTGGTGACGAACAAGACGAGCAATACGAGGACGAGGAGGGTTCGCGAAAACAGATTCGCCATCGGCAGGACGCAGAAAACAACAACAGTTTTGTCGGGAGTGGCTCAACCTCCGCAAGTGGAATATTTCCACCCGCTGGAACTAGTCATGTCACTCTCGAGGCCCTTCAAAATACGAAAGTTGCGGTCGCGCAGTTCGCTGCCACCGCCCTCGCTGGTGGAGTCGATAGCGACGCGGCATTACAGGATCTGGCCTTTCTACAAAGTACGCTGTATAATCTTCAGCATCAACAGGTACTCCAGTTACAATTTATCAGCCAGCTTCAGCAACAATTATCGATCACTCAAAAGCAACCGGTAGCGCAACCGTCGTCAATAGAGCCAGCTGATAGCAAGGAGGCCTCGTCGTCTCCCATCATTCATCCGAAACCATTGTCGAGTCTCACATCACCACCTTCTTCCCGGCCACCGAGTCATCATCACTCATCACCAGCGCCACTGACGCCGAATCTGCTTCAAGAACGACCGACCTCGACGAGTAGTGCCTCTCCATTAAATCTACCCCTGTCTTCGTCTGGCACTACATGTACGACTACCGCTACGACTACCAGCAGTCAAATCTCATTGTCGCATCAAATGCCGCCTCTTTGCTCGATCAGTTCTTCCCTCGCTTCGTCTATCATAACGAACAACGATCCACCGCCGCTTCACGAACCGAACACGCTGGAGATGCTGCAGAAACGCGCCCAGGAGGTGTTGGACAACGCGAGTCAAGGTCTATTGGCCAACAATCTGGCCGATGAGCTCGCGTTTAGAGGCAGTAAAGGCTCACGGCTCTCGCCTTACGACTCGAAAACGAGCGGCGGTCGCGGCGAGCCTTTCTTCAAGCATCGATGTCGCTTCTGTGGCAAGGTCTTCGGCAGCGATTCAGCACTACAGATCCACATACGATCCCATACAGGTGAGCGACCCTTTAAGTGCAACGTCTGCGGAAGCCGATTCACCACCAAGGGCAACTTGAAGGTCCACTTTCAGAGGCATACGGCCAAGTTTCCACACGTAAAGATGAATCCGAATCCCGTTCCAGAACATCTAGACAAATACCATCCGCCCCTCTTGCAACAAATTGCTTCCGGGCAACGGCCAATATCCCCGCCGCCGCCACCTCTCGCCATTCATCATCCCTCGTGTCATCCGGCACGTAGGGAGCACAGTTTTCTACCACCACAGCCGCCTTTACCTCTCAGTCTCAGTTCGCCCGGCATGATCCTTTGCCGATTACCGGTTATTAATCACCGGGACGATCAGGATGTGCCGGAAAACCTTAGTAAACCCGTAACGACTGCCCCGCCGATGTCTCCTCCTTCCCCTGCCGCTATGTCGAATTCTCATCATTCCTTTCACGACAATCATcatcaacaacaacaacaaccaCAACCACAACAAAAGCAGCAACTCGAGCAGAGAGAGGAGATAAAGCTCGAGCAGAGATCGCCTGGACAGGATCAGTACCAGCAACGACCAATGAGCCAGGAAGACGCCGGGCGCATAACCCCGAAAAGAGAGCCTGAGGAGACGGACGAACCTGTGGAAACGGAAGACGGCGAGGACTTTGAGGAAACAACGAGACGATCTCTCAACTCACCTTCATCCTTGGTGAATCCATCGTTTCAGCCACAAACGTACGAAGACTGTAGTATGGACAGCAAGATCAGCGGACGTTTAGAAGGCGACGGGGAAATGGAAATGGACGAAGAAACGGAAGAGCAACCGGAGAACCTCTCTGGCAAGGGTACGATCAATCGCTTGCCCCAACAGATGATAGGATATCCCGGAGCTTCTCCAGCTAGTAGTAGCGCGAGTAGTGGTAGTCTTCAGACATCCTTTGCGGGGATTTTGTTTCCGAGTGCACCGACTCATCATCAAATACCTCCTCATTTTCCAGCCGTTTCGACCGCTGGACAGACGCCGACCGTTTCCGCGAATGACATGATCGATCCGGCTAAGGATCCAGCGATTTATTCGAGCTTGTTACCGCGACCAGGTAGCAACGACAATTCCTGGGAAAGTTTGATTGAGATAACGAAAACTTCGGAGACGTCAAAATTACAGCAGCTAGTCGATAATATTGAACATAAACTGAGTGATCCTAATCAGTGCATCGTTTGTCATAGAGTGCTCTCGTGCAAGAGCGCGTTACTAATGCATTATCGCACTCACACGGGCGAACGTCCATTCAAGTGTAAAATCTGCGGTCGCGCGTTTACCACTAAGGGCAATTTAAAGACTCATATGGGAGTGCATAGGGCTAAACCACCACTAAGAGTGCTGCACCAGTGTCCGGTGTGTCACAAGAAGTTCACGAACGCTCTTGTGCTTCAGCAGCACATACGTCTTCACACTGGAGAACCTACCGATCTTAGTCCAGAGCAGATTCAAGCAGCTGAAGTTAATGAGTTTCCGGGTTGTTATCCTCAACCTCAGATTTCCTTCTTCCCGCAAGGATTTCCGCCGATACACCCTCCCGGTGGCTTTACCTTAGGATTCCCTGGATCTAGGCAACCAACCATCGAGCAACAATCGCATGAAAATGACGTGGATTTGAAGGAAGAGTCTCAGCAACAACGGCATAGATTTATGGACGAACATATCGAGGAGATGGAAGATCAGGATGACGAGGAGCAAGATCGCAGAGAAGACGACGATAGGTGCGAGATGAATCGCGATAGACCTACGTCTAGTGCCGAGATGATCGAGAAAGAGCAGGAGCACGACAACGAGGAGATCGAGCACAGAGACATGATACTTCCCATGTTTTCAACTTCGCTAGCGGCTCTCGAGAACCAAGTAAAGACCATCACCACCACGATTGCCACGACGACGATCGCCAACGCAGCCAGATCGCCGCCGTCCTTTCACCGATACAATGGTAGCGAGAAGAGTGACAGCTCGCCAACGTCCGGTGCCCCGCTCGATTTGACACCTCGCGCTTCCTCCACTCCGGCATCGGTAGCTTCCGCATCGCCaacaccaccaccaccgccgccACCCCAGACTGCACCGTCGCATCATCCATCGCATCCCTTCAGCATGTTTGCCGGACTGCTGCAAGCGGTTTCGTCCGCCCCAGCCACCAGTACGCCAGGCACGTCCAATATAAATAGCGTCACGTCGATGAGCGCGGTCAATCCGGGAAACGCTCCCGGCGGTGGACCTCTAGCCTCGCTAACCACCTCAGCTGTCCTAGCCGCGTCGTCGACTTACAATCCGCTCGGTCTAGCTGTCGGAGGGCCAGCAG TACGTGGCAACACCACTTGTAAATTCTGCTACAAGACGTTCGCGTGTCAATCCGCGTTGGAGATACATTACCGGAGTCATACAAAGGAACGACCTTTCAAATGCACTATATGCGACCGAGGTTTTTCCACAAAG AACGACGATTCCGGTCAGCAAGTATGTTCCTGCGCGGAGCAACCCTTCGCCGCGAAGGGTCCGATCCCCCCACAACCCAATCCCCAATACCGCTCGTACCCGGCGAGATCGGCCGCCGGAAATCATGAGAAACCGAAACGCAGGCGGCGGCGGCCTGAGGAGCGGAAGAACCGGGGGCGGACAGGAGCAGGAGGGGGGCGAAGGCTGACGTCTGTTTATCCTGCCGTCCGCCTGCCCCCGCTGATGCCACCCGCCCTCGGACTTCTACCCTCGGACCACGTCTTCCTG GGTAATATGAAGCAGCACATGTTGACTCATAAGATTCGCGATATGCCGCCGCATCTATTCAGCGATGCAAAGCAACCGCAACCGCAGCAACAGCatcagcaacaacaacaacaacaacaacagcagcagcagcagcagcagcagcagcagcagcaacatcAGCAGCAGCAGACGCAATGTCAGGATCACGAAACTTCCAGGAGCCCAATGTGCACCGATGACTCGAGCCTACCACCCCCGCctccaccaccaccaccgcctCCACCGATGCCACCTACGTCAATCGAGTCGGCGATACCAGTAAAGAGATCCCCGCCAGAAGGAGATTTGCCAGCGCCAAAGAGACCAGCCA GTACACATGGGCACTCATATGTTCACCAACGGAACGTCACGTCGAGGTCGAAGAATGTCATTGGATCTACCTCCCCTGCCAATCACGCCCAAGGACTCGGAGTTTCTGCAACGACGACCGGACCTTTTTTACCCATATCTTCCCGCACCATTCCTTAA
- the Salm gene encoding homeotic protein spalt-major isoform X3 → MSRRKQARPSRAHLEEDLVQGPLLINPVGTVTSEIREENDFISDGEESGGGAGGEEAVDLTAARSHQGDEDDKDADDPLGEDEEDGGDEQDEQYEDEEGSRKQIRHRQDAENNNSFVGSGSTSASGIFPPAGTSHVTLEALQNTKVAVAQFAATALAGGVDSDAALQDLAFLQSTLYNLQHQQVLQLQFISQLQQQLSITQKQPVAQPSSIEPADSKEASSSPIIHPKPLSSLTSPPSSRPPSHHHSSPAPLTPNLLQERPTSTSSASPLNLPLSSSGTTCTTTATTTSSQISLSHQMPPLCSISSSLASSIITNNDPPPLHEPNTLEMLQKRAQEVLDNASQGLLANNLADELAFRGSKGSRLSPYDSKTSGGRGEPFFKHRCRFCGKVFGSDSALQIHIRSHTGERPFKCNVCGSRFTTKGNLKVHFQRHTAKFPHVKMNPNPVPEHLDKYHPPLLQQIASGQRPISPPPPPLAIHHPSCHPARREHSFLPPQPPLPLSLSSPGMILCRLPVINHRDDQDVPENLSKPVTTAPPMSPPSPAAMSNSHHSFHDNHHQQQQQPQPQQKQQLEQREEIKLEQRSPGQDQYQQRPMSQEDAGRITPKREPEETDEPVETEDGEDFEETTRRSLNSPSSLVNPSFQPQTYEDCSMDSKISGRLEGDGEMEMDEETEEQPENLSGKGTINRLPQQMIGYPGASPASSSASSGSLQTSFAGILFPSAPTHHQIPPHFPAVSTAGQTPTVSANDMIDPAKDPAIYSSLLPRPGSNDNSWESLIEITKTSETSKLQQLVDNIEHKLSDPNQCIVCHRVLSCKSALLMHYRTHTGERPFKCKICGRAFTTKGNLKTHMGVHRAKPPLRVLHQCPVCHKKFTNALVLQQHIRLHTGEPTDLSPEQIQAAEVNEFPGCYPQPQISFFPQGFPPIHPPGGFTLGFPGSRQPTIEQQSHENDVDLKEESQQQRHRFMDEHIEEMEDQDDEEQDRREDDDRCEMNRDRPTSSAEMIEKEQEHDNEEIEHRDMILPMFSTSLAALENQVKTITTTIATTTIANAARSPPSFHRYNGSEKSDSSPTSGAPLDLTPRASSTPASVASASPTPPPPPPPQTAPSHHPSHPFSMFAGLLQAVSSAPATSTPGTSNINSVTSMSAVNPGNAPGGGPLASLTTSAVLAASSTYNPLGLAVGGPAVRGNTTCKFCYKTFACQSALEIHYRSHTKERPFKCTICDRGFSTKGNMKQHMLTHKIRDMPPHLFSDAKQPQPQQQHQQQQQQQQQQQQQQQQQQQQHQQQQTQCQDHETSRSPMCTDDSSLPPPPPPPPPPPPMPPTSIESAIPVKRSPPEGDLPAPKRPANMPSKHLCQICNKNFSSSSALQIHMRTHTGDKPFRCTVCQKAFTTKGNLKVHMGTHMFTNGTSRRGRRMSLDLPPLPITPKDSEFLQRRPDLFYPYLPAPFLNGVQQKLNEISVIQSNNGLPPHSLGAGKYAASLFGSVYGAGGGGFPLDKQPMAPTSNGPLVDGKSAIPSGSMLFQTPSPTHSPGAPSSNGSNQNSVNVPSWTGDALQHHFDRETPSRTENDATPPTAARLPPPPARGEGLAA, encoded by the exons GTGAAGAAAATGACTTCATATCAGACGGTGAGGAGAGCGGCGGTGGGGCAGGAGGCGAGGAAGCTGTGGATCTCACCGCGGCGAGATCGCATCAGGGCGACGAGGACGACAAGGATGCCGATGATCCTCTCGGCGAGGATGAAGAAGACGGTGGTGACGAACAAGACGAGCAATACGAGGACGAGGAGGGTTCGCGAAAACAGATTCGCCATCGGCAGGACGCAGAAAACAACAACAGTTTTGTCGGGAGTGGCTCAACCTCCGCAAGTGGAATATTTCCACCCGCTGGAACTAGTCATGTCACTCTCGAGGCCCTTCAAAATACGAAAGTTGCGGTCGCGCAGTTCGCTGCCACCGCCCTCGCTGGTGGAGTCGATAGCGACGCGGCATTACAGGATCTGGCCTTTCTACAAAGTACGCTGTATAATCTTCAGCATCAACAGGTACTCCAGTTACAATTTATCAGCCAGCTTCAGCAACAATTATCGATCACTCAAAAGCAACCGGTAGCGCAACCGTCGTCAATAGAGCCAGCTGATAGCAAGGAGGCCTCGTCGTCTCCCATCATTCATCCGAAACCATTGTCGAGTCTCACATCACCACCTTCTTCCCGGCCACCGAGTCATCATCACTCATCACCAGCGCCACTGACGCCGAATCTGCTTCAAGAACGACCGACCTCGACGAGTAGTGCCTCTCCATTAAATCTACCCCTGTCTTCGTCTGGCACTACATGTACGACTACCGCTACGACTACCAGCAGTCAAATCTCATTGTCGCATCAAATGCCGCCTCTTTGCTCGATCAGTTCTTCCCTCGCTTCGTCTATCATAACGAACAACGATCCACCGCCGCTTCACGAACCGAACACGCTGGAGATGCTGCAGAAACGCGCCCAGGAGGTGTTGGACAACGCGAGTCAAGGTCTATTGGCCAACAATCTGGCCGATGAGCTCGCGTTTAGAGGCAGTAAAGGCTCACGGCTCTCGCCTTACGACTCGAAAACGAGCGGCGGTCGCGGCGAGCCTTTCTTCAAGCATCGATGTCGCTTCTGTGGCAAGGTCTTCGGCAGCGATTCAGCACTACAGATCCACATACGATCCCATACAGGTGAGCGACCCTTTAAGTGCAACGTCTGCGGAAGCCGATTCACCACCAAGGGCAACTTGAAGGTCCACTTTCAGAGGCATACGGCCAAGTTTCCACACGTAAAGATGAATCCGAATCCCGTTCCAGAACATCTAGACAAATACCATCCGCCCCTCTTGCAACAAATTGCTTCCGGGCAACGGCCAATATCCCCGCCGCCGCCACCTCTCGCCATTCATCATCCCTCGTGTCATCCGGCACGTAGGGAGCACAGTTTTCTACCACCACAGCCGCCTTTACCTCTCAGTCTCAGTTCGCCCGGCATGATCCTTTGCCGATTACCGGTTATTAATCACCGGGACGATCAGGATGTGCCGGAAAACCTTAGTAAACCCGTAACGACTGCCCCGCCGATGTCTCCTCCTTCCCCTGCCGCTATGTCGAATTCTCATCATTCCTTTCACGACAATCATcatcaacaacaacaacaaccaCAACCACAACAAAAGCAGCAACTCGAGCAGAGAGAGGAGATAAAGCTCGAGCAGAGATCGCCTGGACAGGATCAGTACCAGCAACGACCAATGAGCCAGGAAGACGCCGGGCGCATAACCCCGAAAAGAGAGCCTGAGGAGACGGACGAACCTGTGGAAACGGAAGACGGCGAGGACTTTGAGGAAACAACGAGACGATCTCTCAACTCACCTTCATCCTTGGTGAATCCATCGTTTCAGCCACAAACGTACGAAGACTGTAGTATGGACAGCAAGATCAGCGGACGTTTAGAAGGCGACGGGGAAATGGAAATGGACGAAGAAACGGAAGAGCAACCGGAGAACCTCTCTGGCAAGGGTACGATCAATCGCTTGCCCCAACAGATGATAGGATATCCCGGAGCTTCTCCAGCTAGTAGTAGCGCGAGTAGTGGTAGTCTTCAGACATCCTTTGCGGGGATTTTGTTTCCGAGTGCACCGACTCATCATCAAATACCTCCTCATTTTCCAGCCGTTTCGACCGCTGGACAGACGCCGACCGTTTCCGCGAATGACATGATCGATCCGGCTAAGGATCCAGCGATTTATTCGAGCTTGTTACCGCGACCAGGTAGCAACGACAATTCCTGGGAAAGTTTGATTGAGATAACGAAAACTTCGGAGACGTCAAAATTACAGCAGCTAGTCGATAATATTGAACATAAACTGAGTGATCCTAATCAGTGCATCGTTTGTCATAGAGTGCTCTCGTGCAAGAGCGCGTTACTAATGCATTATCGCACTCACACGGGCGAACGTCCATTCAAGTGTAAAATCTGCGGTCGCGCGTTTACCACTAAGGGCAATTTAAAGACTCATATGGGAGTGCATAGGGCTAAACCACCACTAAGAGTGCTGCACCAGTGTCCGGTGTGTCACAAGAAGTTCACGAACGCTCTTGTGCTTCAGCAGCACATACGTCTTCACACTGGAGAACCTACCGATCTTAGTCCAGAGCAGATTCAAGCAGCTGAAGTTAATGAGTTTCCGGGTTGTTATCCTCAACCTCAGATTTCCTTCTTCCCGCAAGGATTTCCGCCGATACACCCTCCCGGTGGCTTTACCTTAGGATTCCCTGGATCTAGGCAACCAACCATCGAGCAACAATCGCATGAAAATGACGTGGATTTGAAGGAAGAGTCTCAGCAACAACGGCATAGATTTATGGACGAACATATCGAGGAGATGGAAGATCAGGATGACGAGGAGCAAGATCGCAGAGAAGACGACGATAGGTGCGAGATGAATCGCGATAGACCTACGTCTAGTGCCGAGATGATCGAGAAAGAGCAGGAGCACGACAACGAGGAGATCGAGCACAGAGACATGATACTTCCCATGTTTTCAACTTCGCTAGCGGCTCTCGAGAACCAAGTAAAGACCATCACCACCACGATTGCCACGACGACGATCGCCAACGCAGCCAGATCGCCGCCGTCCTTTCACCGATACAATGGTAGCGAGAAGAGTGACAGCTCGCCAACGTCCGGTGCCCCGCTCGATTTGACACCTCGCGCTTCCTCCACTCCGGCATCGGTAGCTTCCGCATCGCCaacaccaccaccaccgccgccACCCCAGACTGCACCGTCGCATCATCCATCGCATCCCTTCAGCATGTTTGCCGGACTGCTGCAAGCGGTTTCGTCCGCCCCAGCCACCAGTACGCCAGGCACGTCCAATATAAATAGCGTCACGTCGATGAGCGCGGTCAATCCGGGAAACGCTCCCGGCGGTGGACCTCTAGCCTCGCTAACCACCTCAGCTGTCCTAGCCGCGTCGTCGACTTACAATCCGCTCGGTCTAGCTGTCGGAGGGCCAGCAG TACGTGGCAACACCACTTGTAAATTCTGCTACAAGACGTTCGCGTGTCAATCCGCGTTGGAGATACATTACCGGAGTCATACAAAGGAACGACCTTTCAAATGCACTATATGCGACCGAGGTTTTTCCACAAAG GGTAATATGAAGCAGCACATGTTGACTCATAAGATTCGCGATATGCCGCCGCATCTATTCAGCGATGCAAAGCAACCGCAACCGCAGCAACAGCatcagcaacaacaacaacaacaacaacagcagcagcagcagcagcagcagcagcagcagcaacatcAGCAGCAGCAGACGCAATGTCAGGATCACGAAACTTCCAGGAGCCCAATGTGCACCGATGACTCGAGCCTACCACCCCCGCctccaccaccaccaccgcctCCACCGATGCCACCTACGTCAATCGAGTCGGCGATACCAGTAAAGAGATCCCCGCCAGAAGGAGATTTGCCAGCGCCAAAGAGACCAGCCA ACATGCCGAGCAAGCACTTGTGCCAGATTTGCAATAAGAATTTCTCCTCGTCTTCGGCGCTCCAGATCCATATGAGAACCCACACTGGCGACAAACCATTCCGATGCACCGTCTGTCAGAAGGCGTTCACCACCAAAGGCAACCTTAAg GTACACATGGGCACTCATATGTTCACCAACGGAACGTCACGTCGAGGTCGAAGAATGTCATTGGATCTACCTCCCCTGCCAATCACGCCCAAGGACTCGGAGTTTCTGCAACGACGACCGGACCTTTTTTACCCATATCTTCCCGCACCATTCCTTAACGGCGTCCAGCAGAAG CTGAACGAGATCTCGGTGATTCAAAGTAACAACGGATTGCCACCTCATTCCTTGGGCGCGGGCAAATACGCGGCGAGTCTGTTCGGCTCGGTGTACGGAGCTGGTGGAGGCGGTTTCCCCTTGGATAAGCAGCCGATGGCGCCAACCAGCAACGGACCCCTTGTGGACGGCAAATCCGCTATTCCGTCGGGCTCCATGCTTTTCCAAACACCATCGCCCACGCACTCACCCGGTGCGCCATCGTCCAACGGTAGTAATCAAAACTCAGTTAACGTGCCGTCCTGGACCGGTGACGCTCTTCAGCATCATTTCGATCGGGAGACACCGAGCAGAACCGAGAACGACGCCACGCCGCCCACCGCCGCACGTCTACCACCGCCACCGGCGAGGGGAGAGGGATTAGCCGCGTGA